From a region of the Daphnia pulicaria isolate SC F1-1A chromosome 1, SC_F0-13Bv2, whole genome shotgun sequence genome:
- the LOC124330096 gene encoding 60S ribosomal protein L14-like yields the protein MPFTKFVETGRVVYIAKGPDAGKIAAIIDIIDQNRALLDGPCTGVPRQARRFTELHLTGLVTKVTRGCTERALRLAWEADKITDKWLATSWARRIEKREKRASLSDLERFKVARAKQARNKMIRTAFFAIRNRNTTGAKKAHARILKLREKSKAYNKAQKAEKKANKAKKA from the exons ATG CCTTTCACCAAGTTTGTTGAGACGGGCCGCGTGGTCTACATCGCTAAGGGCCCTGATGCCGGCAAGATTGCTGCCATCATCGACATCATCGATCAGAACAGG GCTTTGTTGGATGGCCCTTGCACTGGTGTGCCTCGTCAAGCTCGCCGTTTCACCGAGTTGCATTTGACAGGTCTTGTCACTAAAGTGACGCGAGGCTGCACAGAGCGAGCATTGAGGCTTGCATGGGAAGCAGACAAAATCACTGACAAGTGGCTCGCTACATCATGGGCAAGAAGGATTGAGAAGCGTGAGAAG aGGGCTAGCCTGAGTGATCTGGAAAGATTCAAGGTGGCTAGGGCTAAGCAAGCTCGCAACAAGATGATCCGCACTGCTTTCTTCGCCATCCGCAACAGGAACACTACCGGTGCCAAGAAGGCCCACGCCCGTATCTTGAAGCTGCGAGAGAAATCTAAGGCTTACAACAAAGCCCAGAAAGCAGAGAAAAAAGCGAATAAAGCAAAGAAAGCTTAA